In the Plectropomus leopardus isolate mb chromosome 5, YSFRI_Pleo_2.0, whole genome shotgun sequence genome, one interval contains:
- the prdm10 gene encoding PR domain zinc finger protein 10 isoform X1, which yields METKQEPSAVWSQTSNNDSGNGTQVHFEGGTVAQIVYSGDQADRGQQQVVYTADGNSYTSVESAEHTLVYIHPADGTQTVFADQPQVAYIQQDGTTQQVTVLLPSGQNMNAANLHVLSNVAEAPQAILEPVSQEQLSVSNSLPSMADMGDPPTSPLGATDSTDDSDEDEDEDSEMDDWEPRQPQSFNPHSLWCEECNCANSSVCLKHGPLHPIPNRPVMSKARASLPLVLYIDRFMGGVFSKRRIPKRTQFGPVEGPLVPQSELQDHYIHLKLCMLDAEKDGEKSDDMWLDLSDEDSCNWMMFVRPAQNHLEQNLVAYQYGSEIFYTTIKNIQPKQELKVWYAASYAEFVNQKIYSVTEEERKVLREQEKNWPCYECNRRFVSSEQLQQHLNMHDDKLNSVTRSRGRGRGRGRRRFGTGRRPGRPPKFIRLDPPGDAGGDKTTEMLELTEKPLEERMEGAQNGLKVVEMESEAEAGTETEGQLLPPAGEPVPESVTPPSSTDLQVPLKEDPTQSSQSDAHLTSQDMRRAKRIRMDVQNAALQHLFIRKSFRPFKCTHCGKAFRDKDKLDQHLRVHGRDAYAFSCHICSKSFMSDSALEDHLLVHTENRSYSCLLCPETFERLDLLKDHVGVHAVDGCFTCPSCKKTFTDFIQVKKHIRCFHSEKIFQCPDCEKAFCRPDKLRLHMLRHSDRKDFLCSTCGKQFKRKDKLREHMQRMHNPDREAKKADRIHRSKTLKLKVPTTDFESFMFKCRVCMMGFRRRGMLVNHLSKRHPEMRIDDVPELTLPIIKPNRDYFCQYCDKVYKSASKRKAHILKNHPGAELPPSIRKLRPAAPGEPDPMLSTHTQLTGTIATAPVCCPHCAKQYSSKTKMVQHIRKKHPEFAQLANTIQTPLTTAVISSAPAVISADGTTAEAVVTTDLLTQAMTELSQTLTTDYRTAQGDYQRIQYIPVSQAGGNLSQPQHIQLQVVQVAPASSPHSQHQTVDVSQLHDPHGYSQHSIQVQHIQVNEPSGTGQGATQVTGQSLSPTSQQPSQELSPTQLTPVTLAQSQTLQTSSTQQQQGTVQHAYIPGNWNYRGYSASEIQMMALPHAQYVIAEASTPVSGVNSNQVKTTHYVISEGQTELETKQAVPQSATQAHTEHLEQQPTNQQATTQYIITTTTNGSGTSEVHITKP from the exons ATGGAGACCAAGCAGGAGCCCTCCGCTGTGTGGAGTCAGACTTCTAATAATGATTCAGGCAACGGCACACAG GTGCATTTTGAAGGCGGCACAGTGGCCCAGATAGTGTACAGTGGCGATCAGGCGGACCGGGGACAGCAGCAGGTGGTTTATACAGCAGATGGGAACTCCTACACCTCAGTGGAGTCTGCAGAGCACACACTGGTTTACATACATCCTGCAGATGGCACTCAA aCTGTATTTGCTGATCAGCCACAAGTTGCTTACATCCAGCAGGATGGTACAACGCAGCAG GTCACAGTTCTGCTGCCCAGCGGACAAAACATGAATGCTGCCAATTTGCATGTCCTCAGTAATGTAGCCGAGGCTCCCCAAGCCATCCTGGAGCCTGTTTCCCAG gagcagctgTCTGTGTCCAACTCACTCCCTTCCATGGCTGACATGGGGGACCCCCCAACCAGTCCCCTCGGGGCCACGGACTCAACAGATGATTCTGACGAAGACGAGGATGAAGACTCTGAGATGGATGATTGGGAACCTCGTCAGCCTCAATCATTCAACCCTCACAGCCTGT GGTGTGAAGAGTGCAATTGTGCAaactcctctgtgtgtctgaagCATGGCCCTCTGCATCCCATCCCCAACCGGCCAGTGATGTCCAAGGCCCGGGCCAGTCTGCCTCTGGTCCTTTACATCGATCGGTTCATGGGTGGAGTGTTCTCCAAGAGACGCATCCCAAAGCGCACACAGTTTGGCCCTGTGGAGGGACCGCTGGTTCCTCAGAGTGAACTGCAGGACCACTACATTCATCTCAAA CTGTGCATGCTTGATgcagagaaagatggagagaagtcTGACGACATGTGGTTGGACCTTTCTGATGAGGACAGCTGTAACTGGATGATGTTTGTGAGACCTGCTCAGAACCACTTGGAGCAGAACCTGGTGGCCTATCAGTACGGCTCAGAGATATTTTACACGACCATCAAAAACATTCAACCCAAACAAGAGCTCAAG GTGTGGTATGCGGCATCATATGCAGAGTTTGTCAATCAGAAGATCTACAGTGttacagaagaagagagaaaag TGCTCCGGGAGCAAGAGAAGAACTGGCCTTGTTATGAGTGTAACCGGCGCTTTGTGAGTTCCGAACAACTGCAGCAACATCTCAACATGCATGACGACAAGTTAAACTCTGTTACCAG ATCCAGAGGCCGGGGTCGAGGAAGAGGCAGGAGGAGATTTGGGACAGGAAGAAGACCGGGACGCCCACCTAAATTTATACGTTTGGATCCACCAGGAGACGCTGGTGGGGATAAGACAACA GAGATGCTGGAATTGACGGAGAAGCCGCTGGAGGAGCGCATGGAGGGCGCTCAGAATGGGCTGAAGGTGGTGGAGATGGAGTCGGAGGCAGAGGCTGGGACTGAGACAGAGGGCCAGCTTCTTCCTCCTGCAGGGGAACCGGTCCCAGAGTCTGTCACCCCACCCTCCAGCACGGATCTGCAAGTTCCACTGAAGGAGGACCCCACACAGAGCAGCCAATCAGACGCCCACCTCACATCTCAGGACATGCGCCGTGCCAAGAGGATACGG ATGGATGTGCAG AATGCAGCACTGCAGCACCTTTTCATTAGGAAGAGTTTCCGTCCTTTTAAATGCACCCATTGTGGCAAGGCCTTCCGGGACAAAGACAAGCTTGATCAGCATCTGCGGGTCCACGGCCGGGACGCCTATGCCTTTTCCTGCCACATTTGCAGCAAGAGTTTCATGAGTGACTCGGCCCTGGAGGACCATCTACTGGTGCACACGGAGAACCGCTCCTACTCTTGTCTCTTATGCCCAGAGACCTTTGAAAGGCTGGACCTGCTCAAAGACCACGTAGGTGTGCACGCTGTGGACGGCTGCTTCACATGCCCTTCCTGCAAGAAGACGTTTACTGACTTTATCCAG GTGAAGAAGCATATCCGCTGCTTCCACTCAGAAAAGATTTTCCAGTGCCCAGACTGTGAAAAGGCCTTCTGCCGGCCGGACAAGCTGCGTTTGCACATGTTACGCCACTCTGACCGCAAGGACTTCCTGTGCTCAACATGTGGCAAACAATTCAAG AGGAAAGATAAGCTGCGGGAGCACATGCAGCGCATGCACAATCCTGACAGAGAGGCCAAGAAGGCTGACAGAATCCACCGCTCCAAAACCCTCAAACTGAAGGTGCCCACCACTGACTTTGAGAGCTTCATGTTCAAATGCAGAGTGTGCATGATGGGATTCAGGCGCAGAGGCATGCTG GTCAATCATCTGTCCAAGCGTCATCCAGAGATGCGTATTGATGATGTGCCTGAGCTCACGCTGCCAATTATCAAGCCCAACAGGGACTACTTCTGCCAGTATTGTGACAAG GTGTATAAAAGTGCCAGTAAGAGGAAAGCACACATACTGAAGAACCACCCTGGGGCAGAATTGCCTCCCAGCATCCGTAAGTTGCGTCCCGCTGCTCCCGGTGAGCCAGACCCCATgttgagcacacacacacagctgactgGCACCATCGCCACTGCACCGGTCTGTTGCCCTCACTGTGCCAAACAGTACAGCAGCAAG ACTAAGATGGTTCAGCACATCAGGAAGAAGCATCCAGAGTTTGCCCAACTTGCAAACACCATCCAGACTCCACTGACTACAGCTGTCATCAGTAGTGCCCCTGCTGTCATCAGTGCAGATGGTACCACAGCTGAGGCTGTAGTG ACCACAGACTTGCTGACCCAGGCCATGACGGAGCTTTCTCAAACACTGACCACAGACTACCGCACAGCACAGGGAGACTACCAGAGAATCCAGTACATCCCAGTCTCTCAGGCAGGAGGCAACCTGTCTCAGCCACAACACATTCAGCTGCAGGTGGTGCAGGTGGCTCCG GCTTCCTCCCCACATTCTCAGCACCAGACAGTAGATGTGAGCCAGCTGCATGACCCTCATGGCTACAGCCAGCACTCCATCCAGGTACAACACATCCAGGTCAACGAGCCCTCAGGCACTGGACAAGGAGCCACCCAG GTCACTGGTCAGTCTCTAAGCCCCACCTCCCAGCAGCCCAGTCAGGAACTGAGCCCCACTCAGCTGACCCCTGTGACCTTAGCTCAGAGCCAAACTCTGCAGACCAGCAgcacccagcagcagcaggggacTGTACAGCATGCTTACATACCCGGGAACTGGAACTACCGAGGCTACT CAGCGTCTGAGATCCAGATGATGGCTCTACCTCACGCACAATATGTGATCGCAGAGGCCAGCACACCTGTATCTGGAGTGAACAGCAACCAGGTGAAAACG ACACACTACGTTATCTCAGAGGGTCAAACTGAACTGGAGACCAAACAGGCTGTTCCTCAAAGCGCAACCCAGGCCCACACTGAACATCTGGAGCAACAGCCGACCAATCAGCAAGCCACCACGCAGTACATCATCACCACAACTACCAATGGCAGTGGCACTAGTGAAGTTCACATTACAAAACCCTGA